The following nucleotide sequence is from Nothobranchius furzeri strain GRZ-AD chromosome 6, NfurGRZ-RIMD1, whole genome shotgun sequence.
TTCAGTTATCTGGGAGGGAATATTGAGTAATGTTTTCAGTTTTTATATTGGATTATGAATGCAGTAAAGGTGGTTAGGTGCAGTTAGTTCTCTATGTATTTTAGTTTATAAGACTGGTGAAACTGAGAGGAAGTAGGTATAATTGAAACATCAGGATTACTAGAAGCTAATATGTCTAAGACATTGTTAAAATTGTATTGTTACTGGAGTTGTTTATCCTCTCTTTTTAGCAATTGGCTAAGTTTTGAGTAAACTCCTTAATCCCAATTTTGCATTTTTATCTTTAGTTTCAGGCTGCCATTGGTTACAGAAGAACAAGGAGGAGTAGGACAGCGAGGGACTAAGACTTCTGCATTGGATGCTGTTCTACATTCTCTTTGTCCAGCACACCGATCTTTACTCTACCAAATTCTGAAACTTGCCCAACAGGAAAACTTGCTTTTGTTTCTCAATCGTAAGCCTGTTGATTCGACAGAATCCCTCTGCAGTCACTGTAGTGCAAACTCACAGGAACACATTACATGCCATTCAGTCCTTTTTGTTGAATGTAAGGCCCATAACCGCAGTATCTGCTGCCCTTCAGCTGACTGTAATCATCGAAGCCATTGCAATCTCAGTTATCATCCGGTGGACTCAAATTCTAGCTGTAGCATCCAGCAACGACCTTTCAAAGACTCTAACATTGATGATCAACGAGGCCCAAATTGCGGCTGTGTGGAGAGTTGCAGGTTGGACACTTGTTCTCCTCTATGCTCCAAGAGGCTACACTGCAATGCCTGCCAGAATCTGGCAGCAGGATGCATAAATAACACAGTGAGTTCATTTAAATCCTGTCCTATGTTCTCACAGACTTCACTATGTCCTTCCTCTTCTAGATTGTGCTCTGTGTGTTATGAGAAAACCAGCTCTGGCTCCTGTTGTTCGCAACATGCATATTCAACACAAGTCGGAAATATTGGAGATGAGGATCATTTTACCACACAGAACAGGGGGCTGAGTCCTTCTCCTCCTCGACTTTCTCCTATACCGTCAGATATCGGCAAGAAACCCAATGAAAAGCCACCGTCTCTGTTTCACCACAGACATGGAGAGGAAACTGACCTAGGaaataaaaatagacttgtgagtTCAAATCACGCGACAGCAGGTGTGGATACAGAAAATAAGCTCCCGTGTAAGATGCCAGACACCAAAATGGAACAGAACACAAATGGGACTTTACTGCAAGACGTTATGAGTCGTTTCAGTCAGAAATTGGATAACATCACACCTGTGGAAAATGACCCTACTCTGGTTTCAACCGCTATCTATGTTTCTGAGAAGGAACAACAATTTCCCTCCACCAGTCAGAACCTGCCGTTTCATGCCGACTCCCATTTGACTGAAATCATCACTACAGTGCTCCACACAGGCAACGCTAGTGACTACAATCTTAGTGAGCTGTTTACACGCCATGATGACAGAGAGCCTAAGTCACCTAATACCCGTGCCCGGTGTCGCCAAAAAATTCAGATTGCTATAGCAACCCCCACTGACAATGCTTCTGCCAGAAGGCATACCTTGGAAATAAAACGGAAGCTTGCCATGCTCGATCCATCCTACAAAAGGAGAAAGGTGCCTCAAGCGAAGAAAGCAAGACTGAAAGATGGAGGGAGTTCTATAACTGCATCAGGAACTTCAACAGATCCAAATATAACTAAAGAGATGTCTAAAAAAGAGGCACAAGTAGTCTTAGAACCTGCAGAGGATATGATCACGGAAGTAATATTAAGTACGCTCTCCGCAGAAAGTCAAAGGGAAGGTGATCAGGAAAAGGTAGAGGCGGTTGTAGTTACAGAAGAGTTACTTGTAAATGGGGAGCAGGGGGGACTATCGCATAAGCATAACAATGTTGCTAATGTTCAGCACACATCTGAGCAGCAAAAAACAACTAGAAAGCGAGGTCCAAAAGGAGACTATGTTGAACTAGAAATGGCTGCCTGTTCTGCCAAGACAGCCCCAGGTCCCTGTAAAGAGGGTTGTACGGGTAACAGTGTGTCAACTAATGGGAGTCATGGAGCATCCCCATTAGGTCAAAACTCTGGCACAGAAAACATACCAGAAAAGGCGTCCCTTAGTACTGTTAAAGATGGCTGTAGATATCAGTCTAACCAGTCCATTGAAAAAAGGAGATCAATGAGAAATATAGTCCCTCCGCAGCGGTTTAACTCCTATGTCACGTGGCATGCACCAATACTTAATGTCTTCAATAAAGATGGAGACACTGATGACACTCAATCTGAATGTGAACCTGCAGGAAAACTTGCCTTTCAAATAACACAAAGAGAACCATCTAACACAGAACCTAAAGATCAGACACATTCCTTTGTTCCAACTATGGTTACGAaagacgagagttctgatgagcaCCGTAAAAAAATAGGTACAAATGGTAGTGACAGTGGTACACATAGAAGGTTAcgatcaacaacaacaaaactacAGGAGTCAGAATTTTCCCAAAGCCCATTAAATAATGGCACCAAAATTCAACCTGCCTATCCTGCTAGCTTTCCAGCCCCCCAAGGTGAATACATTAGTCCAATCAAGCTGATGTTTGTATCACAAGTGAAGGACAAAGAAGGAGTTAAATATAGTCTAAAGTCCGCAAGGTCTGGGTTTAGTACAGCAGAAGTATCTTTTGACCCCTGTGAAGAGTCTTCATGGTCGGGAATGCCTCAGAAACATAAAAACCGGAGAAAAGAGGGTGCAGTATCACTAGTAAAGCCAGTTCTAACATCTTTAAAATATGTTGGCTCATCTACATTGCCTTCTTCATCGCCTCCAAAATCTGCATCCTTATCCACAAAACCTCTAAAGTCTACATCTTCAAAGTCAGCAACTTCACATTCTAAGTCTGCATCTCCATTGGCatcttcatcaagaaagtctgcaTGTTCACCTGCAAAGTCCACATCTCCATCATCAAAATCCGCATCTTCATCGAAAAAGTCCATATCTTCACCTTCAGAGTCTGCATCTCCACTGGCATCTTCATCAAGAAAGTCCACTTGGTCACCTGCAAAGTGCACATCTCCATCACCAAAATCCGCATCTTCATCAAAGTCCatttcttcacctgcaaagtcagCATCTTCACCGAGGTCGGTCTCTTTGTCACCTAAAAATAGCTCAAGAAGATCAAGCATCAGTACTCCAACAAAGCGCTTATCTGAACCCGAAAGCCATCGATCACCTGGTGACTTGCCATGTGAAACAACCCCTCCAAAAAGACGCCCAGGTCGACCTAAGAAGTTGGGACCTCAGCCAGAGCAAAAAGTGAAGAGGCCCATTGGTCGTCCACCTAAACAGAAAACTGAAGGAGCTGTAGGAGAGTCCAAGTCACTGAATGGAAATGGGATTCCTGAACAAAATGACGACAGTATTGTCAAGAATCTCAAAATAACAGTTTTGTATGGCCGTTCCAGGAAAAACAAAAGAGTGGTGTCAGAAGGGTGCAACCTGATTTCCACCAATTTTGGTGGTGATTGCCATGCAGTGGAAGTCAGAAGGAACTTGGCCACTTTATTACATAGTTCTAGTCAAATTAAAACAGCCTTAGAAGAATTAAATTTTGTTGGCCCTGCTAAAGAGTTTGCGTCTCAGTCTGGCAGCAACATCAAATGTCAGAAGAAGGCTAAAGCTGCACCCATGAGAAAACCAGGAAGACCTGCAAAAGTTAAAATCTCTGGGATCTCAGTCACTGTTAAAACAGCATCACCTTGGCAACGCAAAATTATGATGAATAAAGATACTACTCCACACTCGTCTGAAACGCAGCTTTCTAAGAAATCACTTCTACCAGATTTCAAATCTTCTGGAGAGCCTTGTACCATCAGCTATCAGACAACAACCAGAAGTAATCAAACTAAGGAGGTAATGGAAACGACGACTAACAATAGAAGTGAACTACCTAGTCAGCCAATTGCAGTGCGACACTCAATAAGGGACAGAAAACCCTCAGTACACTTTCTCCATGCTGTTGCCACCTCCAGTTCTAGATCATATAGTTGCAGTAGCGCTTTGCTACGGCGCTCCAAAAAGCTTCTGCTGAATAAGGCGAGCAGTGAACGGAAACAGGAACAACTAGGTAGTGTTGGGATTTTAGGGGAGAAAAGACAGCTTTGTGGACAAAAAAAAGAAAGTGTCGCTCAAGATTTGAGCCGAGTAGCAAAGGTATCGTTAGATTCAATATTTCACCCAAAAGAAACTGTACGTTGGTGGATATCATCAGCTGAAGAGGAGACTGTGAACCAGGAGCTTGCCAGGAGAATCCGAGTCATCTCTGACACCTGGGTCTCAGACATGGCCAACAACCAAGGCAAAGAAACTTCCTTTAGCAAGAAAATCGATACTAAAGGGAACAACTCTCTAACCAGAAAAGCAAAACAATCATCTGCTGTCCAAACATTGTTTGAATGTTCGCCTAATAAACCAAGGT
It contains:
- the LOC107375181 gene encoding serine-rich adhesin for platelets isoform X2, which gives rise to MLSSAHQAQPPVWDHPQFCAFLSFRLPLVTEEQGGVGQRGTKTSALDAVLHSLCPAHRSLLYQILKLAQQENLLLFLNRKPVDSTESLCSHCSANSQEHITCHSVLFVECKAHNRSICCPSADCNHRSHCNLSYHPVDSNSSCSIQQRPFKDSNIDDQRGPNCGCVESCRLDTCSPLCSKRLHCNACQNLAAGCINNTVSSFKSCPMFSQTSLCPSSSRLCSVCYEKTSSGSCCSQHAYSTQVGNIGDEDHFTTQNRGLSPSPPRLSPIPSDIGKKPNEKPPSLFHHRHGEETDLGNKNRLVSSNHATAGVDTENKLPCKMPDTKMEQNTNGTLLQDVMSRFSQKLDNITPVENDPTLVSTAIYVSEKEQQFPSTSQNLPFHADSHLTEIITTVLHTGNASDYNLSELFTRHDDREPKSPNTRARCRQKIQIAIATPTDNASARRHTLEIKRKLAMLDPSYKRRKVPQAKKARLKDGGSSITASGTSTDPNITKEMSKKEAQVVLEPAEDMITEVILSTLSAESQREGDQEKVEAVVVTEELLVNGEQGGLSHKHNNVANVQHTSEQQKTTRKRGPKGDYVELEMAACSAKTAPGPCKEGCTGNSVSTNGSHGASPLGQNSGTENIPEKASLSTVKDGCRYQSNQSIEKRRSMRNIVPPQRFNSYVTWHAPILNVFNKDGDTDDTQSECEPAGKLAFQITQREPSNTEPKDQTHSFVPTMVTKDESSDEHRKKIGTNGSDSGTHRRLRSTTTKLQESEFSQSPLNNGTKIQPAYPASFPAPQGEYISPIKLMFVSQVKDKEGVKYSLKSARSGFSTAEVSFDPCEESSWSGMPQKHKNRRKEGAVSLVKPVLTSLKYVGSSTLPSSSPPKSASLSTKPLKSTSSKSATSHSKSASPLASSSRKSACSPAKSTSPSSKSASSSKKSISSPSESASPLASSSRKSTWSPAKCTSPSPKSASSSKSISSPAKSASSPRSVSLSPKNSSRRSSISTPTKRLSEPESHRSPGDLPCETTPPKRRPGRPKKLGPQPEQKVKRPIGRPPKQKTEGAVGESKSLNGNGIPEQNDDSIVKNLKITVLYGRSRKNKRVVSEGCNLISTNFGGDCHAVEVRRNLATLLHSSSQIKTALEELNFVGPAKEFASQSGSNIKCQKKAKAAPMRKPGRPAKVKISGISVTVKTASPWQRKIMMNKDTTPHSSETQLSKKSLLPDFKSSGEPCTISYQTTTRSNQTKEVMETTTNNRSELPSQPIAVRHSIRDRKPSVHFLHAVATSSSRSYSCSSALLRRSKKLLLNKASSERKQEQLGSVGILGEKRQLCGQKKESVAQDLSRVAKVSLDSIFHPKETVRWWISSAEEETVNQELARRIRVISDTWVSDMANNQGKETSFSKKIDTKGNNSLTRKAKQSSAVQTLFECSPNKPRSCSMQQICSWFMQTTETQSLAIVKKASSRNPYEVMHFSRSAIKQSIGYSPQAERLRKHMKKFAKTVPKSPLQHRQAQMRLRKKNACKVRRHLFVSRFSVRRRNHRVMWWRCTLSGRFWATLIRARTRFLTRKQRESRQKKQKLKINNRGHKGYSNWPLATGLKSNRKALHRSAKAPFSNCVSNFPSTPGNQTQEHGDEQKEQNLCSKAWSPETLKECRVFLRKINSPSNKLTGEWDSCTVTLDDGLRSTCLFAGEKRELEGVVKAVKRKRSMNKKTAARVPSSPGPKSAHNQNVAEVERQRRKHKHPGVVSPELPQEPPAKMLRQSRMRGLSGPRWRDFVFDN
- the LOC107375181 gene encoding uncharacterized protein isoform X1; this encodes MAAVQCTRCTAERKGFRRELDTWRHRLIHCVGLESILEGIYGPLLLRDLHLFNDCEPEEVDDWSPESSRSFCSFCNLSLDKLTDQAPAATSPLSSPSDYSPCQTSTISESNQSAHKFLQAVFHKKDVTLDCDSNIPLVAQELMKKMIRQFAVEYASKCLLRTGTNGTNGVTSPSSPVSETSDGPLDLTVSRAVEEIQSEPDGVLDLSNRNSSSSSTLSSSSQKATGFRLPLVTEEQGGVGQRGTKTSALDAVLHSLCPAHRSLLYQILKLAQQENLLLFLNRKPVDSTESLCSHCSANSQEHITCHSVLFVECKAHNRSICCPSADCNHRSHCNLSYHPVDSNSSCSIQQRPFKDSNIDDQRGPNCGCVESCRLDTCSPLCSKRLHCNACQNLAAGCINNTVSSFKSCPMFSQTSLCPSSSRLCSVCYEKTSSGSCCSQHAYSTQVGNIGDEDHFTTQNRGLSPSPPRLSPIPSDIGKKPNEKPPSLFHHRHGEETDLGNKNRLVSSNHATAGVDTENKLPCKMPDTKMEQNTNGTLLQDVMSRFSQKLDNITPVENDPTLVSTAIYVSEKEQQFPSTSQNLPFHADSHLTEIITTVLHTGNASDYNLSELFTRHDDREPKSPNTRARCRQKIQIAIATPTDNASARRHTLEIKRKLAMLDPSYKRRKVPQAKKARLKDGGSSITASGTSTDPNITKEMSKKEAQVVLEPAEDMITEVILSTLSAESQREGDQEKVEAVVVTEELLVNGEQGGLSHKHNNVANVQHTSEQQKTTRKRGPKGDYVELEMAACSAKTAPGPCKEGCTGNSVSTNGSHGASPLGQNSGTENIPEKASLSTVKDGCRYQSNQSIEKRRSMRNIVPPQRFNSYVTWHAPILNVFNKDGDTDDTQSECEPAGKLAFQITQREPSNTEPKDQTHSFVPTMVTKDESSDEHRKKIGTNGSDSGTHRRLRSTTTKLQESEFSQSPLNNGTKIQPAYPASFPAPQGEYISPIKLMFVSQVKDKEGVKYSLKSARSGFSTAEVSFDPCEESSWSGMPQKHKNRRKEGAVSLVKPVLTSLKYVGSSTLPSSSPPKSASLSTKPLKSTSSKSATSHSKSASPLASSSRKSACSPAKSTSPSSKSASSSKKSISSPSESASPLASSSRKSTWSPAKCTSPSPKSASSSKSISSPAKSASSPRSVSLSPKNSSRRSSISTPTKRLSEPESHRSPGDLPCETTPPKRRPGRPKKLGPQPEQKVKRPIGRPPKQKTEGAVGESKSLNGNGIPEQNDDSIVKNLKITVLYGRSRKNKRVVSEGCNLISTNFGGDCHAVEVRRNLATLLHSSSQIKTALEELNFVGPAKEFASQSGSNIKCQKKAKAAPMRKPGRPAKVKISGISVTVKTASPWQRKIMMNKDTTPHSSETQLSKKSLLPDFKSSGEPCTISYQTTTRSNQTKEVMETTTNNRSELPSQPIAVRHSIRDRKPSVHFLHAVATSSSRSYSCSSALLRRSKKLLLNKASSERKQEQLGSVGILGEKRQLCGQKKESVAQDLSRVAKVSLDSIFHPKETVRWWISSAEEETVNQELARRIRVISDTWVSDMANNQGKETSFSKKIDTKGNNSLTRKAKQSSAVQTLFECSPNKPRSCSMQQICSWFMQTTETQSLAIVKKASSRNPYEVMHFSRSAIKQSIGYSPQAERLRKHMKKFAKTVPKSPLQHRQAQMRLRKKNACKVRRHLFVSRFSVRRRNHRVMWWRCTLSGRFWATLIRARTRFLTRKQRESRQKKQKLKINNRGHKGYSNWPLATGLKSNRKALHRSAKAPFSNCVSNFPSTPGNQTQEHGDEQKEQNLCSKAWSPETLKECRVFLRKINSPSNKLTGEWDSCTVTLDDGLRSTCLFAGEKRELEGVVKAVKRKRSMNKKTAARVPSSPGPKSAHNQNVAEVERQRRKHKHPGVVSPELPQEPPAKMLRQSRMRGLSGPRWRDFVFDN